One window of Acropora palmata chromosome 1, jaAcrPala1.3, whole genome shotgun sequence genomic DNA carries:
- the LOC141874265 gene encoding uncharacterized protein LOC141874265, with product MRCEQVREALPSKTERVVELATEKGASNWLTVIPIKEMNFNLNKREFRDAVKLRYDWEIADLPAMCTCGDLFTVDHAMVCRHGGLIIQRHNEIRDLEAEMLRMVSTDVEIEPVLQEITGEELNRGANRAPNARLDIHARGFWDRQQSAFFDVRVCHPNADSYRELSPKQIFQLHENEKKRQYSRRVLEVEQGTFTPLVFTSTGGMADECKRFHSRLAELLALKKGDDYSTTISWIRAKVSFAILRSALLCLRGTRRKRRAANISDIDITSESAQARI from the coding sequence ATGCGGTGTGAGCAAGTGAGGGAAGCCTTGCCTAGCAAAACTGAACGCGTGGTAGAGCTAGCTACGGAGAAAGGAGCCTCGAATTGGTTGACGGTGATCCCGATAAAGGAGatgaattttaacttgaatAAAAGAGAATTCAGAGATGCAGTCAAGCTAAGGTATGACTGGGAGATCGCTGACCTACCAGCCATGTGCACATGCGGGGACTTATTTACCGTTGACCATGCTATGGTCTGCCGGCATGGAGGGCTGATTATTCAGAGGCACAATGAGATTAGGGACTTAGAGGCGGAAATGTTGCGCATGGTTAGCACCGACGTAGAGATAGAACCAGTCCTTCAGGAAATCACTGGGGAAGAGCTAAATAGAGGCGCAAACAGAGCGCCTAATGCCCGACTAGATATTCACGCTCGCGGGTTTTGGGACAGACAGCAATCTGCGTTTTTTGATGTTCGGGTGTGCCATCCAAACGCAGATTCGTATCGAGAACTGTCTCCGAAACAGATATTCCAACtacatgaaaatgagaagaagaggcaATACAGCAGGCGGGTTTTGGAAGTGGAGCAAGGGACATTCACACCTTTAGTCTTTACAAGCACAGGTGGAATGGCCGATGAATGCAAGAGATTCCATAGCCGCCTTGCAGAGCTACTTGCGTTAAAGAAAGGAGATGACTACTCTACAACCATATCTTGGATAAGGGCGAAGGTATCCTTTGCCATTCTACGATCAGCCTTGCTCTGTCTCAGAGGAaccaggagaaagagaagagcagcCAACATATCTGACATTGACATCACATCGGAAAGTGCGCAAGCCAGAATTtaa